TCCCATTGTGATCGGTTTTTCGATTACATTCGGCTCACGCTCCGCCCTCGATCCCAATGTGATCGGTTTTTCGATTACATTCGGCTCACGCTCCGCCCTCGATCCCAATGTGATCGGTTTTTCGATTACATTCGGCGCTGGGCGTAATGCGAAACAGCGGTGCCCCCGTAGTGGGTGCACCGCTGTCCAGTTACTTTCTTCAAAAATTTCAGCCTCTCACTCAGGCTACAGCTTCCAGATCCGGTACAGAATCACCGCTGCTTCCGCGCGGGAGAGGGTGTCCCCCGGAGCAAGCTTATTGTTCTTACCGTTCACTACGCCGTACTTCAGCAGGGCGGTCACGCTGTCCTTGGCATAGGCGGAGATTTGACCGGCATCGGTGTAAGATGCTATCGATCCGCTGCCTTCCGCCGTGATTCCGGCCGCCTTCAGGGCACGCGCCGCAATTACCATCATCTCCTGGCGGGTGATGACGCCCGCTGGCTTGAAGGTATTGCCCGCATAGCCTGTGACGATACCAAGCTGCTTCGCGGCCGCAAGCTCCTTGCTGTATGCTGCGTTATTCTGTACATCGCTGAAGCCTGCAACTGCTTCAGCAGCAGCTTTAAGCTCCAGCACCTTCACCAACGAGGCGGTGAAGTCTGCTCTGTTCATAGGTGCCGCAGGCATGAAGCTATTGCCTCCCGGAAGGATATCGCGCGCCGCCATGGCAAAAGCTGCCTGCCTCGCCCATGACAGGCTGCCGAGATCTGTATAGGACGGCGGAGCGAAGGCTGCGGCAAATGTACCTAACTCCGGAGTACGGAACAACAGCGCTTCCTTCGCTGCATCGTAACGGCTGTTCACCACAGCAGACCACGTGCCGTTGCCGGTGAGCGAACGGACCAGAATGGACTCCAGGCTGCCAAGCTCTGCTGCTGACGCTGTGTAAGGAATAGAGACGGTCATCGCGCTGCTGCCAGACAAGGCTACCTTCTGCCCGCCTGCAAGCAGGCTCAGTTCCACCACTGGACGGCTGCCGGTCTGCTGGAGAGCAGCGGCATTCAGGCCTTCGGCTGTGGACTGCTTGACCCGGATGCTAACATATTCAGTCGTTGCTGTAATTCCTGCGAGCTGCTCACTTGGAATAGACAGCGTAGCAAGGCCGTTCTGGAGGACAAGCAGGTACTTCTCCTGCGTCTTCAGGCCTTGAAGCGGCAACTGGGCTTCATAGGAGGCCACGCCGGTCAGGTTCGCCAGATCGATGATGATCTGCTTCCGTCCGTCTGCTGCCGGGGCCGCCTGCTTCAGGGCCTGCTGCCACAGCTCAGCCGTAACTACGGCCTTCGCCTCTGTGCCTTCGGTCTTCACGACAGGTCTGAGCGTCACTACGCCATCCTTGCTGTCCATCTGCGCAGGCTTAGGCGCAGGAGTGCTGGTGCTATAGCTGGTTCCGCCAGAGACTGGTGCAGGTGTGGCTGTTGGTGTTGCTTCCGGTGCCGGTGTTGGCGTCGGCTTCGTCGGCGGCTCAGCGCCGTCTTTGGCCTTAAGCGTCAGCACGCCGAAGACGGAGGTGTCCTGATAGCCGTTGCCAGTGGTATCATTCCAGGCGGCCACACTTTGCCGGACGCCGCTCTTGGCATCGTTGATCTGAGTGTCGAAGCCGACCTTGGTGCCGCCGGCTGGCATGATTGTTTTGAACGGAATCTTCATTTCAAGCGTATAGTTCGTTCCGGTTACCTTGGTTGCCGACTCGAAGCCTGCACCAATGGCTGCCGGACTGAAGGAGGCTTCATTGTCGTAATTGACCCGGTATTGTCCGTCATCGCTCTCATAGAAGGTCGTGCGGCCGAAATTCTCATCCAGGAAAATCTCGACAGAGTCCTGCTCCCATGGATTCACATTGCTCTTGTCCAATTGAGCGTCATTCACTTGGACCAGCACATACAGATTCTGGTCATCCCACAGGGTACGCGTGGTTCCGCTTGCGCCCTGCCAGGCCATCTGATAACGGTTCACAGCCATCTCAGGCGCAGAGGCCCAAATTCCATCCGCTGTTCCGTCAATAACCGGCGTGCCGTACACCGCCTCTGACACGTTGGCTTCCGCCGTATTCGGCTCATGCTCAGCCATGAATTTGGCCGGATCAATGACCGCGTAGTAGGCTGGTTTGGCCTGCAAATCCCTGTCGAACAGCAGCGGGCTTGACTCCGCTCTCCAGCTTGTGCGGTCGTCCATACCCCAGAAGGTTACCCGCGCGATATGGTCAGCATGGGCCTTGTAAATATCCATTAATTTGGCATACAGATAGCCTTGGGCAATCTGTTCCTTCTCCGTCTGCTTATTCCCGCTGCCGGCCTGAATATCCAGCT
The sequence above is a segment of the Paenibacillus sp. FSL R7-0204 genome. Coding sequences within it:
- a CDS encoding endo-1,4-beta-xylanase translates to MKRIIKQVSLVLLAALLLLPAGGYLPVAEAAEAKTTVYHETFANGTGKTSHSGGASLSAVNEVPFAGNADGAALYVSNRKDNWDGVDFKFTDLGLKHGQTYTVTAVVYVDAKVTLPEGAEAALQTVNSYGNYAATPYVAGQSVTLTKTFTVDTSATDLDKRDHSLRINSNDKGATVPFYLGDLLITTESAPGGGEEPVREPALPFSKVTFEDQELGGFTGRAGTETLTVTNEANHTEGGSYSLKVEGRSNTWHGPSLRVEKYVDKGSEYTLSAWVKLIEPASAQLQLSTQVGNDSGASYVALSPKTISTADGWVKYEGSYRYNSVGGEHLTLYIESSNNATASFYIDDINFKHTGTAPVDIQRDLIPLKTTYQNDFLIGNALSAEDLEGVRLDLLKMHHNVATAGNAMKPDALQPTKGNFTFTAADAMVNKVLAEGMKMHGHVLVWYQQSPDWMNLTTDAAGKSVPLGRDEALANLRAHIKGVMEHFGDRVISWDVVNEAMNDNPSNPSDWQAALRKAPWYDAIGPDYLEQAFLAAREVLDQHPEWDIKLYYNDYNDDNQNKAQAIYSMVKELNEKYALTHPGKLLIDGVGMQAHYNINTNPDNVKLSLEKFISLGVEVSITELDIQAGSGNKQTEKEQIAQGYLYAKLMDIYKAHADHIARVTFWGMDDRTSWRAESSPLLFDRDLQAKPAYYAVIDPAKFMAEHEPNTAEANVSEAVYGTPVIDGTADGIWASAPEMAVNRYQMAWQGASGTTRTLWDDQNLYVLVQVNDAQLDKSNVNPWEQDSVEIFLDENFGRTTFYESDDGQYRVNYDNEASFSPAAIGAGFESATKVTGTNYTLEMKIPFKTIMPAGGTKVGFDTQINDAKSGVRQSVAAWNDTTGNGYQDTSVFGVLTLKAKDGAEPPTKPTPTPAPEATPTATPAPVSGGTSYSTSTPAPKPAQMDSKDGVVTLRPVVKTEGTEAKAVVTAELWQQALKQAAPAADGRKQIIIDLANLTGVASYEAQLPLQGLKTQEKYLLVLQNGLATLSIPSEQLAGITATTEYVSIRVKQSTAEGLNAAALQQTGSRPVVELSLLAGGQKVALSGSSAMTVSIPYTASAAELGSLESILVRSLTGNGTWSAVVNSRYDAAKEALLFRTPELGTFAAAFAPPSYTDLGSLSWARQAAFAMAARDILPGGNSFMPAAPMNRADFTASLVKVLELKAAAEAVAGFSDVQNNAAYSKELAAAKQLGIVTGYAGNTFKPAGVITRQEMMVIAARALKAAGITAEGSGSIASYTDAGQISAYAKDSVTALLKYGVVNGKNNKLAPGDTLSRAEAAVILYRIWKL